The Streptomyces halobius genomic interval AGCCGAGACACGCTCCACCTCGTAATGGCCAGCGTGCTTGTGACCATCCCTGTAGCGGACCCTGGCGAGCCCATACACGGTCTCACCCTTCACATGGACTCGTACGCGGAGACCCGTGAGAGGCCGCTTTTCGGTTGACATAACAGTTCCTCTTTCCAGATCCTTGCGGTTCAGCGCCGCATTCGGGGATCGAACGGCTTCGCCGATGCCGATGGATTTCAGCCGCAAGCCAGCTCTGTGGCCCGCGACCAACTGCCCATCCGGAAGCGGATGGTGGTGGCCGGCGGGACATCACCCTTCAGGTCCGCCGGATCCGTGCGCCAGGCCCCGTAGGCCGCTAGCGTCGTGGATCCCGTCTCCCGCAGGCACTGCCGGATCGCGGCAATGAGCTGCTCCTGGGTCCACTTCGTCGTCGCAGTCCGGAGCTGCTGGGGTTGTTCGATCACGGCGAGACCCGCGAGCTCCAGCGCACGGTTCCAGCTGCCGAAGCGGCGCTCGTAGAGCGGAGCTGATGGATCGGCATCCCTGCGGCGCCGCTCGAAC includes:
- a CDS encoding homing endonuclease associated repeat-containing protein produces the protein MTMHAAHVPAPMKPGPVVYTDRQLLRVLIRLAQGESSLGRRTFERRRRDADPSAPLYERRFGSWNRALELAGLAVIEQPQQLRTATTKWTQEQLIAAIRQCLRETGSTTLAAYGAWRTDPADLKGDVPPATTIRFRMGSWSRATELACG